From Candidatus Methylomirabilota bacterium, the proteins below share one genomic window:
- a CDS encoding DUF1501 domain-containing protein, which yields MDPCTRRAFIKGGALSALGIGLDGMPRFLLRAAAAQGTAARRKTLIAVFQRGAVDGLSMVVPHGDPDYYGARGAIAIARPASGQPETTVDLDGFFGLHPALSPLKPLWDARRLAIVHACGSPDITRSHFDAQDYMESGTPGVKSTADGWLARGLQATPRASSCPFRAVAMGPQLPRVLRGAGAVAMGSIAEFDVGGASMTGAVDARRGFESMYEQGVRDLLYGTGKETFEAVKMLKAAAPQRLAPANGAQYPRGRFGDSLKQIAQLIRADVGVEVAFADVGGWDTHAGQGNERGQLANRLGDFAQGLAALERDLGDRMDDVVVLTMSEFGRTVRENGNRGTDHGHATAMLVLGGPVRGGAVYGRWPGLRRDQLFEGRDLAVTTDFRALFAEVALRHLGVGPTAPLFPGFTVKTSGFPGVLV from the coding sequence GTGGATCCCTGCACCCGCCGGGCGTTCATAAAGGGCGGCGCGCTCAGCGCGCTCGGCATCGGTCTCGACGGCATGCCGCGCTTCCTTCTCCGCGCCGCGGCGGCCCAGGGAACGGCGGCGCGGCGCAAGACGCTCATCGCCGTGTTCCAGCGCGGCGCGGTGGACGGGCTCAGCATGGTCGTGCCCCACGGCGATCCGGACTACTACGGCGCGCGGGGGGCCATCGCGATTGCGCGTCCGGCGAGCGGGCAGCCCGAGACCACCGTGGACCTCGACGGCTTCTTCGGCCTCCATCCCGCGTTGTCGCCGCTCAAGCCGCTCTGGGACGCGCGGCGCCTCGCCATCGTCCACGCGTGCGGCTCGCCCGACATCACGCGCTCGCACTTCGATGCGCAGGACTACATGGAGTCGGGAACGCCGGGGGTGAAGAGCACCGCCGACGGCTGGCTCGCCCGCGGGCTCCAGGCCACGCCGCGCGCGAGCAGCTGTCCGTTTCGCGCCGTGGCCATGGGGCCGCAGCTCCCCCGCGTGCTGCGCGGGGCGGGGGCGGTCGCGATGGGGAGCATCGCCGAGTTCGACGTGGGGGGCGCCTCGATGACCGGCGCGGTGGACGCGCGGCGCGGCTTCGAATCCATGTACGAGCAGGGGGTGCGCGATCTCCTCTACGGCACGGGGAAGGAGACCTTCGAAGCGGTCAAGATGCTGAAGGCCGCCGCGCCCCAGCGCCTGGCGCCCGCCAACGGCGCCCAGTATCCGCGCGGCCGCTTCGGTGACAGCCTGAAGCAGATCGCCCAGCTCATCCGGGCCGACGTCGGGGTGGAAGTCGCGTTCGCCGACGTGGGCGGCTGGGACACCCATGCCGGCCAAGGCAACGAGCGTGGCCAGCTCGCCAACCGCCTCGGCGACTTCGCTCAGGGCCTGGCCGCCCTCGAGCGGGACCTGGGCGACCGGATGGACGACGTCGTCGTGCTCACGATGTCGGAGTTCGGCCGGACCGTTCGCGAAAACGGCAACCGTGGGACCGACCACGGCCACGCGACGGCGATGCTGGTGCTTGGCGGTCCCGTGCGGGGCGGCGCGGTGTACGGGCGGTGGCCCGGGCTGCGGCGGGACCAGCTCTTCGAGGGCCGCGACCTCGCCGTGACCACCGATTTCCGCGCGCTCTTCGCCGAGGTCGCTCTGCGCCACCTGGGCGTCGGTCCGACCGCACCGCTCTTCCCCGGCTTCACCGTCAAGACGTCGGGGTTTCCGGGAGTCCTCGTGTAG